One part of the Rutidosis leptorrhynchoides isolate AG116_Rl617_1_P2 chromosome 1, CSIRO_AGI_Rlap_v1, whole genome shotgun sequence genome encodes these proteins:
- the LOC139849999 gene encoding uncharacterized protein produces the protein MNKVIESSPWMVNGKPLLVQKWDPALTIEKVDPVKVPIWVKFKEITLEAWNVKGLSDIASRVGKPISMDTLTANMCHKGSGRAGFARIMVEVENKKGLIEQVEIQYKDKEQKLKGIKKWWWTKNGGLQFVNTTLTGDKIYCSFVCACNKGKDRVVIWKDLQMQKSITHKKPWFIMEDFNVTRYLNEHSSGSSMMTEDMKEFNACINDIEVEDINSFGFHFTWTKSLKNPRCGTLKKLDRIMINDEVMNSIPQAHGVFLPYIISDHSPAILCIPNFMVCKPKSFRFMNFIADKEAFLPMVEKGRSTQHVGCAMFCLLMKLKGLKKDLKKLTWVDGDIFKKVKELKEKLKVMQSKIDDDPHNVIFRGQATQILNDYETAKKQKARVESICNENGVRFYGDEVADQFVRHFQNFLGRTDSVKPIDELGDIFSITVETSEADAMIIEVSNAEIKNAIFDIDGDKAADPDGYSSQFFKKAWNIVGDDVCKAIKEFFHTGELIGGINSTLISLIPKLDTPNKVSDFRSIACCNVLYKCISKILVNRMKQGLKKLVNINQSAFMPGRAIKDNILVTQKLLKGYNRIHGFKRCALKIDLQKAYDTVSWVFLKAILVKFGFHSKMIGWIMKCVSTTKFFIWINDEIKGYFKGGRGLRQADPISPYLFTLVMEVLNLILAHRIKDNVPFKYHVGCKEMKLTHVCFADDLFVFCHADICSVKIIKQALNEFSDVSVGKLPVKYLGVPLLAKRVGVIDCKEIIEKIKNRIDNWRTKHLSYAGMLQLIASVLSSMHIYWASVYKIPNTVIIEIEKIIKGFLWNHGDSIRGKAKVSWKVVCTLKNQGGLGLKPMQEWNNESLWYNWVNLVKLKGKSIWEIEDKQSDSWGWKQLLLLRDKVRNHVAEDIDGSVKWITNKGNKVPYKTSQAWVDLTASTITVPWHHVVWFPQANPKHAFIMWLAVKERLTTHDKLMKWYPSKSFKCALCDKEEDYISHLFFGCEFSKKKYQIWDVINRLTVAAAMYHIWQERNCRIFKGNQRSEVDLTQCIVDGIRLKLTTLKVRGTAAIALAAKNWKMELIDDRLKIQDE, from the exons ATGAACAAAGTTATTGAAAGCAGCCCTTGGATGGTTAATGGAAAACCATTGCTTGTACAAAAATGGGATCCTGCACTTACTATTGAAAAGGTTGATCCAGTCAAGGTTCCAATTTGGGTTAAATTTAAAGAAATAACTCTTGAAGCTTGGAATGTTAAGGGCTTAAGTGATATTGCCAGTAGGGTAGGTAAACCTATTTCAATGGACACTTTGACTGCAAATATGTGTCACAAAGGTAGTGGAAGAGCAGGTTTTGCAAGAATTATGGTGGAAGTTGAGAATAAAAAAGGCTTGATTGAGCAGGTTGAGATTCAATACAAGGATAAAGAGCAAAAGCTAAAAGGCATTAAAAAGTGGTGGTGGACTAAGAATGGAGGCCTGCAGTTTGTGAACACTAcact CACAGGAGACAAAATTTATTGCTCTTTTGTGTGTGCTTGCAATAAAGGAAAGGATAGAGTTGTTATATGGAAAGATCTTCAAATGCAGAAGTCTATCACTCATAAGAAGCCATGGTTTATTATGGAAGACTTTAATGTCACTAGATACTTGAATGAACATTCATCTGGAAGCTCTATGATGACTGAAGATATGAAGGAATTTAATGCCTGTATTAATGACATTGAAGTTGAAGATATTAACAGCTTTGGTTTCCATTTTACTTGGACTAAATCTTTGAAAAATCCAAGATGTGGTACACTGAAAAAACTTGATAGGATTATGATTAATGATGAGGTTATGAATTCCATTCCTCAAGCTCATGGTGTGTTTCTCCCTTATATCATTTCTGATCATAGCCCTGCCATTCTGTGTATTccaaatttcatggtttgcaaacctaaatcttttagatttatgaACTTTATTGCTGACAAAGAGGCTTTTCTTCCTATGGTTGAAAAGGGTCGGAGTACTCAACATGTTGGTTGTGCTATGTTCTGCTTGCTTATGAAGCTTAAAGGGCTGAAAAAGGATCTTAAAAAGTTAACCTGGGTGGATGgtgacatttttaaaaaggttAAAGAGCTTAAGGAAAAGCTGAAAGTGATGCAGTCTAAGATTGATGATGACCCTCATAATGTCATTTTTAGAGGTCAAGCTACTCAAATCCTCAATGATTATGAAACTGCAAA GAAGCAGAAGGCTAGAGTAGAAAGTATCTGCAATGAAAATGGTGTTAGATTCTATGGTGATGAGGTCGCAGATCAATTTGTTAGACATTTTCAAAATTTTCTGGGGAGAACTGATTCTGTTAAACCTATTGATGAGTTGGGAGATATTTTTTCTATCACTGTTGAAACCAGTGAAGCTGATGCTATGATTATTGAGGTGTCTAATGCAGAGATTAAAAATGCAATTTTTGATATTGATGGAGATAAAGCAGCAGATCCTGATGGTTACTCATCTCAGTTTTTTAAAAAAGCATGGAATATAGTGGGTGATGATGTGTGCAAGGCAATTAAAGAGTTTTTTCATACTGGTGAGCTTATAGGAGGAATTAATTCTACCTTAATTTCTTTAATCCCAAAGCTTGACACTCCTAACAAAGTATCTGACTTCAGGTCCATTGCTTGCTGCAATGTTTTGTATAAATGTATTAGTAAGATACTTGTCAATAGAATGAAGCAAGGGTTGAAAAAATTGGTGAACATTAACCAAAGTGCCTTCATGCCTGGTAGAGCCATTAAAGATAACATCTTGGTTACACAGAAACTATTAAAGGGGTATAATAGAATTCATGGATTCAAGAGGTGTGCTCTCAAGATTGACCTGCAAAAAGCTTATGACACTGTGAGCTGGGTTTTTTTGAAAGCAATTCTTGTTAAATTTGGTTTTCATTCAAAGATGATTGGATGGATAATGAAGTGTGTATCCACCACTAAATTTTTCATTTGGATAAATGATGAAATCAAAGGCTATTTTAAAGGAGGCAGGGGCTTAAGGCAGGCTGATCCCATATCCCCTTACCTGTTCACACTTGTTATGGAAGTTCTCAACTTGATTTTGGCACACAGAATTAAAGATAATGTTCCCTTCAAGTATCATGTGGGATGCAAGGAAATGAAACTTACTCATGTATGTTTTGCAGATGATTTGTTTGTGTTTTGTCATGCTGATATATGCTCAGTTAAAATAATCAAGCAGGCTTTAAATGAGTTCAGTGATGTTTCTG TGGGGAAACTTCCTGTTAAATATCTTGGAGTGCCCCTTTTAGCTaagagagttggtgtgattgattGTAAGGAAATCATTGAGAAGATTAAAAACAGAATTGATAACTGGAGGACTAAACATCTTTCATATGCTGGTATGCTTCAGTTGATTGCTTCTGTTCTCTCTTCTATGCATATCTACTGGGCATCTGTATACAAGATACCAAATACAGTTATAATTGAAATTGAAAAGATTATAAAAGGTTTCTTATGGAACCATGGTGACAGCATTAGAGGAAAGGCAAAGGTGTCTTGGAAAGTTGTCTGTACTCTAAAGAATCAAGGGGGCTTGGGTCTGAAGCCTATGCAAGAGTGGAATAAT GAATCTTTATGGTATAATTGGGTGAATCTTGTAAAGTTAAAAGGGAAATCCATTTGGGAAATTGAGGATAAACAAAGTGACAGTTGGGGCTGGAAGCAACTATTGTTACTAAGGGATAAAGTCAGGAATCATGTAGCTGAAGACATTGATGGCAGTGTCAAATGGATTACAAACAAAGGTAATAAAGTACCTTACAAAACCAGTCAAGCATGGGTTGATCTTACAGCAAGTACCATAACTGTTCCTTGGCATCATGTGGTATGGTTTCCTCAAGCAAATCCTAAACATGCATTCATCATGTGGCTTGCTGTTAAAGAAAGATTAACAACACATGACAAGTTAATGAAATGGTATCCTAGTAAATCATTCAAATGTGCTCTGTGTGATAAAGAAGAGGATTATATAAGCCATTTATTCTTTGGATGTGAATTTTCAAAAAAAAA GTATCAAATTTGGGATGTTATCAATCGTCTTACTGTCGCTGCTGCTATGTATCACATATGGCAAGAAAGAAACTGTCGTATTTTCAAAGGAAATCAAAGATCTGAAGTGGATTTGACTCAATGCATTGTTGATGGTATTCGCCTAAAATTAACAACCCTAAAAGTGAGAGGGACTGCTGCAATTGCATTAGCTGCGAAGAATTGGAAGATGGAGTTGATAGATGACAGATTGAAGATCCAGGATGAGTGA